The Clostridiisalibacter paucivorans DSM 22131 genomic sequence GGTACTTCTGTCGACGGTGTTATGGGGAATGCTGCCACTACATCGGGATTAATCTGTTTCATAGCTGTTGCAATAGCTTCATTTCCACTTAATTTATCCTTTATACTCATATTAAAATCACTCCTTTACAAAATCATAAGCATCAAAGGGACATACCTCTACACATACTCCGCAGCCCTTACAATGGTCATAATCAATACCTGTAACCCTGCCTTCTTTATCCACCAAAATAGATACATCTGGACAAACTGGAAAACACATACCACACTGCTTACATATATCTTTTTTCCACACTGGTTTCATAGATCTCCATTCTCCAGTTTTATATTCTTTAGCATTTCCCGT encodes the following:
- a CDS encoding 4Fe-4S binding protein codes for the protein MKDKSNRAMIIGGDKHQAGDKSKGNLSWREMDKAGIIRKTGNAKEYKTGEWRSMKPVWKKDICKQCGMCFPVCPDVSILVDKEGRVTGIDYDHCKGCGVCVEVCPFDAYDFVKE